The region TCTGTGAACAATAGACTTGTGTGCATACTGGGATTTGGATGTCCTCCGCATTAGTGTTGATATACCACAATCTCAGCTGTCCATGCTGTCACCACGGAAATGACATTTTTTTGGCATCAGCACCACTTTACtgcattctccctccctcccacccaacaatttctaaagcttcccccctctcccccccccaccaactgCTCCCTTTGAAACAGGATCTCCTTGGACATACTGTTTGAGTTATAGAGTTGTACTGCTTAGAAACAGGCCACTTCATCCAACCAAGATGCCCCATCCAAGCTAGGCCCATTCGCCAGTGTTTGCCCCATAATATCATAAACctttccatgtacttgtccatatCCTTACAGAGTTGTTATTGTATCTGAACCAACctatctctggcagctcattgtaCATACTGCATACACCAACCTttgtctttaaaaaaaatcctcaagCTCCGGttgaatctctcccctctcacctcacaCATGTAACCTTTAGTTCTTGACTACCCCTCTCACAGGAAAAAGACTGAGTGTGCTTACTCTATCTATGCTCCTTGTGATTTTACACACCTCAATAAGATTACACCTCTGTCTCATACACTtgaaagaataaagtcctagcctgcctaATCTCTCCCTACAAATCAGTCCATAAGTCtcaggaacatccttgtaaatctgtgcTCTTTCTTGTTTCGTAACATATTTTCTATAAGTAAGGTGACAAAAATTGAACCTCAGCAGCATCCTGAACATCTGTACCATTACcccccaacttttatactcagtgtCTTGACTGATGAAGGACAGCATGTCAGAATTCTTGGTCACCACCCTGTGTACATGTGATTCCACTTTGGGTACagcaaggtccctctgttctacagcaatcCCCAGGGCCTCATCATTCACTGTGAAAGCCAAACATGGAATTAGCATTCCCAAGTGTAACACATCATACTTagctgaattaaattccatttggcaTTCCTCAGCACACTTAAGGTAATCGAGATTCCCCTGTAGTGTTTTGATAACATTCTTCGCTGTCTACTTTCCCACCGAGTTAGTGTCAGCTGCAAACTCACAAATCAGTCCTTGTGCATACTTGTCCAAACAACAATCGACCAGCAGTGACCCCCAGGGCAGACCACTCATCACCACACACCACTTTCCACTATCAAGCCAGTTGTGGATCCTATTAGTCATCTTCCCTGCATTCATAAGGTACAAATGAGATAGTTGGGACACATTCAAAGAATGGAAATATCTTGGAACAGGAGCTGAGGAAGACTAAGGAAACATTCACGAGGGCTACATATAGAAGGCATCACTCTACTCGGTAATTGACATGCAGTCATATTGTGTCAATGATGTTTATCAGACTGATTATATTTTAACCTTTTTTTTTCCAGCAGTTGATAAGGCATTTTTGTTGAAGACGGAAGAATTGACAAACAGCAAAGATGTCAGCGAACACAACCTCTCTCTGCGGAGAAGAAAACTGGAAGAACGAGCTGTTTCTTTATGCATTTTTTTATGGAATAATTGTCATTCCTGGGATCTTGGGTAACAGTGTGGCCTTGTGGGTCTTAAATGGGAACATCAGGAGGGAGAAGAAGGCAATAATATTCATGATGAACCTGGCCATAGCCGACTTGGCACATATGTTGACCTTGCCCTTGAGGGTCTTCTACTACATAACTCGCAGCTGGCCTTTTGGAAAATTTATGTGCTTATTCTGCTTTTATCTAAAGTTTGTCAACATGTATGCCAGCATCTTATTTTTAGTTTGCATCAGCGTTCAGCGCTGTGTTTTCTTAATCAGTCCTTTTAAGTACAGCACCTGGAAACGTAGGTACGATGTGGCCATCAGCATTACTGGTTGGGTAATTGTCATTGTGATGTGCCTACCATTCCCCATCATGCGGACCACCGAATCGTTCAACAGCTCACTCTGTTTTGTGGATCTTCCCACGAAGCAGATCATGCTGGGATCTTCCATATTCATGCTTACAGCAGCAGAATTACTGGGATTTTTAGGGCCTCTAATCATCATTGTTGTCTGCACTTGGAAAACTACAGAGTCTCTAAGGGTGAAGTCAACGCTGCCCAATAACCAAGGTGGAAAGAAGGCTTTAAAATTACTACTGATGTGTGCAGTGGTGTTCCTGGTTTGCTTTGCTCCCTATCACATACTCTTCCCGCTCAACCAGCTCAGAAAGATGAACTTCATCACGGATTGTTCGATGAGAATGAATATCGTGATTCTGCACTCATTGTCGTTGTGTTTGGCAAGCATGAATGCCTGTTTGGATCCAATCATCTATTACTTTGTCACAAATGAATTTCGCGAGCAGTTGTCACGCACAGGTAGCTTCCTTCTGCGAAGTCGCCACTGGAGCAGAGAAAGCACCACCAGTCGGTAATCTCTGATGATCTCAGATATTTCCATTTTAGAGCTCGGGgtcacctctcactctctgtcctGTCTCTGTGCAGAATGGCAGTAGACTTTTTAGAGATAGAAATCAATACAGTAGGCTGCCATGTGGAATGAATCATATTTTCCACCCTATGCAAGAAAGATTGCAGCAACTAGCTTTTCTTGCAAGTAGCACTTTAACAATTGGCAGAAAAAGTCTTCTTGTTTCCCTTAAGTACTTCATACTTCATATTCTCTCACTGTTAAGCTAAGATCAAGAATGCTTCTTCTGCATTCTTTACTTTAAGCTCAAAATGTAATGGTCACATCTGCCATGGAGTGTGGAAACACACACCTTACTCAGGTTAAAGCAACTGCTCACTCTGGCAGGGAACTTCTTGATAAAAGAGGCTAGAATAACAATTTCTAAAGGTCATTTTGGTGATATACTTTTCCAGTGTAATACTATGCACCAGCAGATTTTCAGCTACTATTAGAGTAGTTTACACTTAGTGCGAGTAGTTGCTGATATTGACAGGTGGCTATTCTGCAATACTTGAAATATGACATTCATTATCAGATATGAACTCTTATTTGCTATGTGTATAAGGTTAGATAGGTTGATAATTTGAGAGCTGCATGTCTCTTGCCACTGGTTTAGTGATTTGCTCTGGTTATTTTGCACTCAACGAATGAATTATGATGCAATCAATTAGATATTAATATTTCTGATATGCAAAAAGAGTATCAACTACAAGGAAGCCACCACAAAACAAAGTTTGCATTTTTTTCCATCATCTGCATCAGAAAATGATATTTTTGGCATGTTCCACTCTAGCCCAAAACTGAAAGAGCATGGGGGTGAAGGAAATTAACCTGCTACAGTCTCAATAGTTTCCTCACACGAGCCAGTGGGAAGCTGGAAACAGACAATGAAAtacgtcatttgcatcaatgaccaaaaaagtatgtatatgtgctggggggcagcctgcaagaatCACCAAACtttggcaccaacataacatgcccacagttTACTAGCCCGAACCGGTACGTCTTCGGCATGTGGAGGGATATTAGAGCATCCGGAGATTCCCATACAGTCCCAGgcagagcgtacaaactccttaaagacagtggcaggaattaaacTCCTATCCCTGATCAttagcactgtaaagtgttacacttatTACTACATTACTGTGTTTATGTACC is a window of Mobula birostris isolate sMobBir1 chromosome 10, sMobBir1.hap1, whole genome shotgun sequence DNA encoding:
- the LOC140204063 gene encoding probable G-protein coupled receptor 174; protein product: MSANTTSLCGEENWKNELFLYAFFYGIIVIPGILGNSVALWVLNGNIRREKKAIIFMMNLAIADLAHMLTLPLRVFYYITRSWPFGKFMCLFCFYLKFVNMYASILFLVCISVQRCVFLISPFKYSTWKRRYDVAISITGWVIVIVMCLPFPIMRTTESFNSSLCFVDLPTKQIMLGSSIFMLTAAELLGFLGPLIIIVVCTWKTTESLRVKSTLPNNQGGKKALKLLLMCAVVFLVCFAPYHILFPLNQLRKMNFITDCSMRMNIVILHSLSLCLASMNACLDPIIYYFVTNEFREQLSRTGSFLLRSRHWSRESTTSR